GAGCATAATGCAGAATAAATGCTGGTATCTTTTTGGTTAACTTTCCATTTTAACGACGGCTGATATTTGAACATTTTTTCTGGAATGTCCAAATATCAACCATTTTTCTTTGTACTAAATCCCTTGTTTTACAAAGAATTCAGCGTTTTCGCATAATTCGAATTATTTGTTGTCAGAATGCGAGAAACTTAAATACAGGATGCGAAAGATTGAAAAACAAACTTTGCACTCCGCTGTCTGATTTTATTTACAGATTTTTTGCTTCATATAAGCGTTTGCAGGAGCTTGGCGTTTTATAGTCAATGTGGCAGACGTTCTATATTATCAAAATATGAGCGTTTATCACGTCATTCTTTTATATTCATAGCATTTATGATATAGTAATTTAGTAAATATACCTATTTGAAGGAAGAATTAATATGAACATTGTTATAAGAAAGTTTAATAAAAATGACATTTGCCCAATGATTGAAATCTGGAACGATATTGTGGAAGAAGGCATTGCTTTTCCTCAAACGGAAATGTTGGATGCTGACAGCGGCTTGGCTTTTTTCTTGCAGCAGTCCTTCACAGGTGTTGCTGAGGATATCGACAGTAACGAAATCCTTGGACTGTATATTTTGCATCCAAATAATGTTGGCAGGTGTGGCCACATTTCGAATGCGAGCTATGGCGTAAAAAAGGGGCGGAGAGGTCTGCACATCGGAGAGAAATTAGTATCTCACTGTTTACAGAAAGCAAAGGAGCTTGGGTTTAGAATCTTACAGTTCAATGCAGTTGTCAGCATAAACTATAGTGCGCTTCATCTTTATGAAAAGCTTGGTTTTGTTAAGCTTGGAATTATCCCCGAAGGATTTTTAATGAGGGATGGAACATATCAGGATATAATACCCCATTACCGTTCATTATGAGCATAAGAAGTAAATATAGGCATCTTTTTTAACATAACTTTCCATCATGGACAAACCTGTTTCTATTTAAAAGTAGGGGGCAGGTTTTCAATTTTTAGCCTAAAACCCTCCGAATAAGAACATACCGATCACTATAAGGCAGCCCATACCCTGTTTTGTATACAAAATGGGGCATATTAGTGTGGAAAGTTTTAAGGTGCAGGGTATCCTATTTTTGAAACTATTGCAGGGGGAAACATAACTTCCGTTTACAAATTGATAGAATATATAGAGTATGGATTTGAAGATAATGCTTTTTTTAATGTTTCTTAAGTCCTGTTTTCGTTTCTGAGCAATATAAAGAGACATACCGCCAGGTATGTCAAAAAAGAGTTTTATTGGAGTGGTTTTAATAATCAAATTTCAGTCATCACTTTTGTGAGGATGATGTTCTACAAACAAAAATCCACAAATAACCGCCGTAAGCGGTGCAACGGTCAATAGGCCAAAACTCCCCACGATTGTTTCCACTATTTCGGCGGAAACATATTTGTAATTAAGTATATTTGAAACAGGCGTTCCCTGCGCCATAAAAACCATCAGCAGAGAAATGTATCCTCCGGAATAAGCCAAAAGCAGCGTTGTTGTCATTGTTCCCATATTCGCGCTTCCCACGACCATGCCGGATTTTATGAGCTCTTTTCTACTGATATCCGGTTTTTTTTCAAGAACCTCGTTCATGGCTGCGGTTATGTCAACCGCCAAATCCGTTACTGCGCCTGAAGCTCCGATAAAAATACTCGCCATAAAAATCTGTGTTAAATTAAGATGCTGAAATCCGGCATATAGAAGACTTTCCGAATTAACCATGACGGAGCCGTGTATTTTGAATAAATTAGTAAAAATTATTCCCAAAATGCAGGTTAACAAGAGGCCGGAGGAAACCCCCATAAAGGCGGCATAGAATTTCTCGTTAAATCCAAAGACAAGGGAAATAATCACAAAGGTCAGAATCATTACGACAAAGATTCCGATGATGATCGGCTGATAACCCCTGAGGTAGAGGGGAATCAGGAGCTTCCAAATCAATAAAATTGAGAGCGCAAAGGATAAAATTGCTCTCGCTCCTGTTTTCCCCGCGAAAACGACTAAACCGATGGCGAAAAGTCCGGCCAGAATAACCGCGTAATTAAGTCTATAGTGATCAATCATTGAAACAGCTGTTATTTCCCCGTCCTTTTGATTGATATAAACGAGGGCTTTGTCACCGATGACAAAAAACTTATCCTGTTCCAAAGACCCGGACAAATTGTTGACACCCTTTGTGATCCGTCCTTTAAAGGGTCCGCTAAGAATTTCGAGCTGACAGCTTTGCTCGCCGGAGCTTATTATTCCCGAAACCACAATATCCGAATTATCGACGGCAAGAACTTTCGCTGTACTTTGATATGCTTCTTTAAAAATAATTGCATCCTCAAAACCGGTTGGAATTAGAAGCAAGGCAATAATCAAAAAAGCGCTTACCAAGATGGGGGCATTATAAAGGATAAATTCCCTTGTAAAAGTAAATCTCTTCATAAATTATTAATTCCTTTAATTTTTAGATTATGAGTTAAAAAGCACTGCCGCTCTCTGGTAAGAGCGGCTCATGATTTAACTATTTTTTATAAATCAGATAAAGGATAATTATTTAACGCCGGTTATTGCCGCTAATATCTTGTAAATATCGGTGTTGTCATAATAACCGGAAAATAAATCCTGTCCCGCGCCCTGAGCAAAAACTGCCACAGGAATGCCTGTGTGGGCATACGACGTAAAGTCAACACCTGCTTTGTGGTTGAGGATATGTGTGATTGTCACAGTCAAGGGCTTGGACTGATAGCCATAGTGTAAATATCTGTCCCCGCTTGTGTTGCTTACATAAGTGCCTGCCAAGCTGGTGGCCAATGTGATTTCATAAGCATCCCTAAGCTGTTTCACTTCATAATCGCTTAATACCAAACCGGGATTTTCCCCTGCCGAAGGATCATCAGCAGTTACAAGGCCAAAGAGATCTTTGACATCCTTAAGAACATCCGTAAATTTTGTCTTGTTTTCAACGTATTTCGCTACATAATCTCTGTCATATTTTGCATAGGAAATCTTTTGGTTTTGGAGGTACTGGAAATAGGTATCATAGTCCGTTCCCGCATAACCGATTGTCAAACCGCCTGTTTCATGGTCGCCGGTTACAACAATAAGAGTTTCATCAGGGTGTTGGTTATAGAAAGCTATCGCTTCGTCTACAGCATCACTGAATGCGATTGTGTCGTGAATAGAAGACGCTGCGTCGTTAGCATGACATGCCCAGTCGATTTTTCCGCCTTCAACCATCATAAAGAAGCCCTTACTATTGTCGAGAACTTCAATTCCCTTTTTGACATAGTCCCTTAACGACCATTCAGTTTCCGGACGGTCAACCTCGTAGGAAAGCGCCTGGGAATCTGCGAGGTTTTCAGCGATGACAATTGCTTTCCCATCGTTGGCGGTGAGCTTTGCTGCGTCCGCTTGCTTTGTAATCACTTTATAACCTGCATTTTCAGCCAGTTTATAAAGATCGGGGGAGGTTCCGTCATTTCCTGCATTTCCAGAGATTGCGCCGCCTGCGAAATAATCAAATCCACTGGTAATCAGCTCCGCACCGATTTCATAATAATCGTTTCTGCTTGCCTGATGAGCATAGAAGGCGGCGGGAGTTGCGTGGTTTAATGTAACGCTTGTGATAATACCGATTTTATAATCGAGCTGTTTTTTTAGTTTTTCACTGATAGTTTCATATTTTATTGTTTTTGTTTCATCGACATTGATACTTCCGCTGTAGGTTTTGTAGCCTGTTGCTATTGAAGTGGCTGTGGAAGCGGAGTCAGGAGTGAATGAAGATGAATCATAAGTTGTTGCGGATCCAGCAACCGGGAAGTTCATAAAGCCGAGTTTCCTTGAACCGTCTAAAATTCCACCGTCAATTTCTGTTTTTGCGCCTGCCTTAATAGCCAGATAGTTAGCTGCGGATTGGAACTGGGGATAGCTCATTCCGTCACCGATAAAAAGAAAAACGTACTTGGGTACTTTCCCTGAATATTTGATCGTTTGAGACTTTGCGGAGGCATTTGCCGATGTTTGGGCGGAAGAAAGAACAGCCGATGTACCACTGATTGCGATTACGGCTGTGAGGGCAATAGCCGCAATCTTTTTAATTAAAGATTTGTTCATAAATACCTTTCCTTTCAAATTTATTTTTATTTAGCATACATTGTCTGTCCCTGTAATCGTATAAATTTTAAGCAGTTAAATCAAGTAATTTACTGTAATGGAAATGTAAGGATTTTGTTAAGAATTTATAAAATTTTTCTGCTTTTGTCCTCTAGAATTACGCTCATTCTGGCGGGAAAAATCAAAGGGGAAAAGCCGGAGAATTATAACTACGAGCTTCGATGTCTTTGAGTACTATCACTTAAATTCTCTAGAGAATTTACTGCTTAAAACCCTTGCTATTGACGAAGTTGATACTTATATTTGTGTGTAAAGACTATCAGTACCGCGATATTCAGAAAATCTTAAGATTTTCATAAGCAAAAAGCTATAAAATGAATTTTTTGCTTTGCGGTATAATAATTGTGGGGATATATCTTTAAAGAAAGAGATGACGCTTTTGGCTGCAAATATTTTAATAGTTGATGATGAACAAGCCATTGCCGATTTGGTTGAAGTTTATCTGAAAAATGAGAATTATAATGTCTTTAAATTTTATAACGGCAAGGATGCCCTTAACTGCATTGAAAATGAAAAACTAGACCTCGCTATTTTGGATGTCATGCTCCCCGATGTAGACGGTTTTTCAATCTGTCAGCAAATCCGGGAAAAGCATAATTTTCCGGTCATCATGCTGACAGCCAAAGAAGAGGAAGTCGATAAGATTACCGGGCTGACCTTAGGTGCGGACGACTATATCACCAAGCCGTTCCGTCCATTGGAACTTATTGCCCGCGTAAAGGCACAGCTCCGGAGATTTACCAAATATAATTCTGCGGAGCCAAGCCAGGAAGAACACTTGATTGCCTTTTCCGGCCTGGTACTTAACATGGATACCCATGAATGTACGCTTAATGAGAAAAAACTGTCTCTCACTCCTACGGAATTTTCCATTCTTTGGACCCTTTGTTCCAATCGCGGACGGGTGGTCAGTTCGAAAGAATTGTTCCATGAGGTATGGAGAGACAAGTATTTTACCAATAGCAATAATACGGTAATGGTCCATATCAGGCATTTAAGGGAAAAAATGGATGACAGCTCGGAACATCCCAAATATATCAAAACGGTATGGGGGGTTGGCTATAAAATTGAAAAGTAAGAGAAAAAATGATTATTGGAAATTAA
The sequence above is a segment of the Oxobacter pfennigii genome. Coding sequences within it:
- a CDS encoding GNAT family N-acetyltransferase, with the protein product MNIVIRKFNKNDICPMIEIWNDIVEEGIAFPQTEMLDADSGLAFFLQQSFTGVAEDIDSNEILGLYILHPNNVGRCGHISNASYGVKKGRRGLHIGEKLVSHCLQKAKELGFRILQFNAVVSINYSALHLYEKLGFVKLGIIPEGFLMRDGTYQDIIPHYRSL
- a CDS encoding YibE/F family protein, with product MKRFTFTREFILYNAPILVSAFLIIALLLIPTGFEDAIIFKEAYQSTAKVLAVDNSDIVVSGIISSGEQSCQLEILSGPFKGRITKGVNNLSGSLEQDKFFVIGDKALVYINQKDGEITAVSMIDHYRLNYAVILAGLFAIGLVVFAGKTGARAILSFALSILLIWKLLIPLYLRGYQPIIIGIFVVMILTFVIISLVFGFNEKFYAAFMGVSSGLLLTCILGIIFTNLFKIHGSVMVNSESLLYAGFQHLNLTQIFMASIFIGASGAVTDLAVDITAAMNEVLEKKPDISRKELIKSGMVVGSANMGTMTTTLLLAYSGGYISLLMVFMAQGTPVSNILNYKYVSAEIVETIVGSFGLLTVAPLTAVICGFLFVEHHPHKSDD
- a CDS encoding alkaline phosphatase, producing MNKSLIKKIAAIALTAVIAISGTSAVLSSAQTSANASAKSQTIKYSGKVPKYVFLFIGDGMSYPQFQSAANYLAIKAGAKTEIDGGILDGSRKLGFMNFPVAGSATTYDSSSFTPDSASTATSIATGYKTYSGSINVDETKTIKYETISEKLKKQLDYKIGIITSVTLNHATPAAFYAHQASRNDYYEIGAELITSGFDYFAGGAISGNAGNDGTSPDLYKLAENAGYKVITKQADAAKLTANDGKAIVIAENLADSQALSYEVDRPETEWSLRDYVKKGIEVLDNSKGFFMMVEGGKIDWACHANDAASSIHDTIAFSDAVDEAIAFYNQHPDETLIVVTGDHETGGLTIGYAGTDYDTYFQYLQNQKISYAKYDRDYVAKYVENKTKFTDVLKDVKDLFGLVTADDPSAGENPGLVLSDYEVKQLRDAYEITLATSLAGTYVSNTSGDRYLHYGYQSKPLTVTITHILNHKAGVDFTSYAHTGIPVAVFAQGAGQDLFSGYYDNTDIYKILAAITGVK
- the vanR gene encoding VanR-ABDEGLN family response regulator transcription factor — its product is MAANILIVDDEQAIADLVEVYLKNENYNVFKFYNGKDALNCIENEKLDLAILDVMLPDVDGFSICQQIREKHNFPVIMLTAKEEEVDKITGLTLGADDYITKPFRPLELIARVKAQLRRFTKYNSAEPSQEEHLIAFSGLVLNMDTHECTLNEKKLSLTPTEFSILWTLCSNRGRVVSSKELFHEVWRDKYFTNSNNTVMVHIRHLREKMDDSSEHPKYIKTVWGVGYKIEK